The Ooceraea biroi isolate clonal line C1 chromosome 3, Obir_v5.4, whole genome shotgun sequence genome contains the following window.
GTCAGACTGACTTCCCTAGAGAACAACAGCTTTTAGTTACCTTTATCTCCGTGATCTGTACACGTATTTCGTCAAACAGTGCAATATTCAAGTTACCGGTGAAGATCGGTCCACGGACTGACCCATTCTGTGCAACAGGTCACCACTTTGGCTTTGTCGGAAGGTTGTCCCCTGTCGTTCACTCGATTGACTTCTTCGTAGAAATTGCTCGCCGGACTGACTTGACCGAATGCGATTCTCGGGCGTCGATTCTCGCGTTCTGTTAACAACGTCGCACTGCTTCTGGCAAATCTGACTGTCCACGTACGGGTAACGGATACGGATAGAGTCAATCACGTCTAAGAGATTCTTTGCGTTCATCGCTAAAATGTGAGCTGCAGATAGCATTCccctaaaagaaaaaatattaatcagtTGCTCAGTTTTTCATCAGAGTCTACGTTCGCGAACAATCGTAAAAGTATAATTACTTTCGGTACTCGGCGTCCAATGTGGTGGCACTGTAATTTTGCGCCAGTTTCATAGCAGCCACCAGTTCCGCCATATCTTTACTTAATACTTTGTGCGCCATTTCTACCTCGCGGTGTGCGGATATTGGCAATATCTCTACGAGAATATCCACCGAGGACAGTAGTGCTTTTAATTCGATACCTACTCTACGTACTAATTCTAAATACTGATCAGCCTTGCTCTGTTGAACACCTGCAACGTATCATGTCATGTATTTTTCCATTGTGTATATCAGTGcggtatataattattcaccAGCatcatttatgtaattttacataattactcACCTTGTGATAGTGACATAACTGCACGAACGACGCTTGTCGTACAGTCGTATACTTTGTCATTAGTCCTGTCTAAATCTGCAGTGGGTGTCGGTTCCATTTTCTGCaaagagattttattaatatatacgcTACAATGGATAATCTTTCGACGTAACGTTAGAAAATTTGCGTACGTGATGTACCTTTACTACAATTACTTTATCGGACCCTTTGTCCGAGCCGAGAGAGCCAGTATTGGCAGAGTGCGGTTCGTGACTTGGCGATTGAGTAACGGATCGTGGAACTGGGGGACTAGCACTTTCATCACCACTCGTTGCAATCGATAAACGTTTCTGATGgaatggaaaaagaaaagatttgtaaTTTATACTTTCGGCTAATAACGCTTGGATTTATAAGTTCAACGTACCTCTTCTCTCGCGAGCCAACGGCTATCCTCTTCAGACTGACGTTGCTGCTCCAACAAACGTTGTTCCAACAGCTTTTGTTCGTCGTCAATGCCAGTATTAAGATTGTCAGTCATATTGTCGAATAATTGCGAATGCATGTTCCTCTAAAACAGTGGAAACGATATTGGGTTATTGAAAAGCTAATCTGCGTTCTCAACCGACATATGcatcataaattaatgttataaaatatgggATGATCTTGTAACAACTTATGTTACGGTCGTCTCTCTCGataatatatacacgtatgtacagtaaaaattaaagagaTGCATATTCCTCGAGatgcaaaataaatgtaaaacagaAGTAGTGCATTCGTACTCGCTGCATGCAGTTTAAGTGATCACTACAGCAATTCATCAGTGACATTCACTTTTCATGCAGAAATGATTAGCCTACTGAGGAAAACGATGAGTCAAGTTTTCCGCGGTAGAAATAAAAGTCTCTTCGATCGCAAGTAAAGTAGGAGATCCATTTGTGAGCCAATGTGCGCATATACTAGAAGCACataatgtatacataatacatgTCCGTCTAACAGATGTGGTAGTGTATTGCGGAAGTGTGAACCAGATAAAAACCAAAACAAGATGTGGCGTTGCAAATACAGTAGATGCGTTTGTCATATTCCTAGGAGGCATGGTCAAACCTGATCTTGTTGTGCCTCCTCTGTCATCGAGCTGCTAGAAGACATGGTGCTGTCGCTGACAGCGGACGAGATCAGCGAGCCGGAGAGAGTGCCGTCTGTCGAGCTCGTCAACTGTTCGTCTTGTTTTTGCGTGACAAATGTGGTGATTTTAGCGATGCCCGTTGCCATTTGCGGCACGTTCACCGCCTTCGCGATGATGCTGGCCATTTGAGGCTGCGTTACTTGTTGCTGATGCGCACCGACGGTACTGGTCATCATGCCATCGACACTAGCATGCATCGAGCATTGAGCGTGATCTATCGGTCCGAGCGAACTCGGTTGCTCCACCATATAGCTGGATGGAATTGGATGGATGTTCTGTTGAATCGCGGAGGACGACATGATGAAGTGTGATGGAACGGAAGCTTGCGTTATCCCGACACCAACTGACTGATTCATGCCGATTATCTGCGAAGTCGCTGGCTGACTGCTGATTCCAGGCTGCGCTTGCTGAGTATAATTCGGAACATGCACTTTCTGCGCCTGAACTACCGACACGGACGTAGCGTGAGCCGTGTAAATTGGATTGGCGCCGCTCAGTTGAGATTGCTGATTCGTGTGCTGTATCGCCGCGTAGGATACCGCCTGCGGGATTGCGTTCTGCCGCGCTACGTTCTGCATTTGCGGTAAATACATGGCTTGCTGTCCCGGCTGAGCAATGTTCGAGTAGATCTGCTGATGCGGATAGTTTTGCGGATACAATGACTGCGACTTTAGATTCTGTGCTATCAGGTTGGTCCTTCCGGCTTGGCCGTAATTTCCAGCTGTTGTCCCAGCAGGCTTCAACTCGGCCGTGGCCGGCTGAAGTTGGGCGTTTTGCGCGCGGAACTTGAGAACCGGGCCGTACAAACACTCCGCACTCGATGCGGAACTAATCATGTTTGCCGAGCTAATGTTGCGAGGATAAATaacgccgccaccaccaccaccaccattaCTACCGCTAGCGCTCTGCACGCTGCTTGCATTCTGACTGGTAGATTGACCACCACCGAATACCTGACTCGTATTGTTACTAACCACGAAGTTACCGTAATTAATCGGCTGGCTTTGAGCATGCGGGCCACTCGTGGCGAACTGCGCCTGACTACAATTCGGCATGATAATACTGCTGCCCAAACTACTGGGACCGAAGTTCCCGGGATTCTCACCGTAATTACCACCTACGCTAGCGCTCTGACTGAGATTACCCACGATAGCTGAGCTCTGAGTGAAGCTAGCGACCGGTCCGTATATCTCACCGCAGGTGTTGCCCGCGACCGCGACGGACGCGGTCGCAGGTGGTAGCGACACGGCGCTGGACGCGGAGAATTTCTGCACGGGGGAGTACAGGTCCCCCGTAATGCTACCGACCACCTTTGAGCTAACTGCATACAAGTTTTGCATCTCTTTAACCTTCTGCTGCTTTCGGTTGGCGGCGGGCGACTGCGTCTGCACTGCCGTGTCTGAAATGCTCAGGCTCGACATGAGGGGAGTATTATCCGAGGAGTCGAGGGAGTCGAGATTGGTGTCGGACAAAGTGGAGTCGCCGCCCGATTGAGTGGTATCGTGCGTAGTGATGGACGGCGGTTCGGAGAGCGCGGGATCGAAGAAGGGTAAGTCGGGCACAAGGGCAGTGGTCAGGATTTGATCCTCGTCCTGAAACTGCACCGCCAGAGTATTGAAGGGGGACGCGGGTGTCGTGTACACGGAGGGACATACCCCTCTGGCCTGGTTGTCCTTGAGAAGTTGCGCGAGAACTTCGGGACTCTGCGCGACGATGTACGTGGACACTGGCGCTGCAGACACGTTCAGCTGCGATTGCTCCGTCGTGTTTTGCGGTTGTCGAGAGGGTTTCGGTGGCGGCACATCATCTGCACCTGCTAGGGCGAAGCAGCTTTTTTAtagatatcgatatcgatatagCGTTTTAGTAGAAAATTGATGCTATAGTTAACTCACCCCAAGACATGGCTTGTACCCTCCTATTTTCTCTTCTCATCGTTTCTTGCTGCTGATGTTTCTCTTCCAATAAGATTTCGCtgtttaacaatttaataaatataataaatatacttttttaaatatcttttaagcTCGATTAAATGGCCGTTTTAAATACTCACTGTAAAGTTTCTCtaatttctttaaatgttGGTCTCTTGCTGGGTTCGTAGCTCCAACATTGAGACATTAAAGAGTACAATCGTGGGGGGCAGTGATTAGGAAGCGCGAGCCTCTCTCCGTTCTCTAGCTTACGTATCACTTCGTTATTTTTTACGCCTTGGAATGGTTTTACGCctaacattaaaatctccCACATACATACACCTAAAACAAGAATCAGATTTCATTCGCGTTTCTTTAAAAAGGACTCGATTTCTTACAAAGTACGAGTAATCTTGCTGAATGAGGCCTACCAAACATCCAAACATCGGACGAAGTCGTAAATCTTCGAAAGTTTATGCTTTCCGGTGCCATCCATTTAATTGGCAGTTTACATTTACTCGCGGTATAATAACTTTGATCTTCCACCCATCTACTAAGGCCAAAGTCGGCTAACTTGACGCAACCATGCGACGAAACTAGCACGTTTCTCGCTGCGATATCTCTGTAATGAGAAAGCGAATTTAGTTGGATTGCGGCATTCGACATAAAGTTACATACGGAACTTTATTTGCTGTTAATACCTGTGTACAAATTTTTTGCTTTCGAGGTACGATAGGGCAGTGCTCAATTGGAAGGTATACAATAAAAGTGTAGCAAGATCCAGACGATGCTTATTAGATTGCAGATAAGCGCGCATTTCTCCGAGTCTGGCTAGTTCCATTACAAGCCAAATTGGCGCCTCCGAACAGACTCCGATCAGTCTGATAATGTGTGGATGCTCAAATTGTTGCATAATGTCTGAAATTCGATTATTAGTAAAGAGTTTGTTACtgaaaaatgtacatttttacatatatgtatagatttcGTACAGGCTTCTTCGAGGAACTTTTCGGCAGTGGCGAGGTCCGCATCAACCTTGCAGGTTTTCACTGCAACGGCAACAGTTTGACCGTCTCTTCCTTTGTATGATCCCTTATGGACGTTACCAAATTGGCCCTCTCCTATAATTTCACCTAGCTCCACTTGATTTCGGACTATCTCGTAGTCTCGAgctgtaaaaaaaagattggAACATTTATATTCAaggtattaaaaaaaaattaaaatatgaattgatAACCccaatgaaaaatatcgagaaatatTAGAAACTCGTTTAGAGTGGAtgatgtatatgtacatatacttaCTAGCTGGTGTTGAGTAGTCTCCTTCTTCGTCGACAATTTCCGCGTAATCTTCGGACAAGATAGTTCCGGTTTTACCTGCGCTTTTCTCGGGACTGCTAGTACCATCTTGTCTGGACTTTGGCGGTTGTGCATCTataattaaaatcatgttTCGTGGTAATAATATGCGATATCACACATTgataagatatttttcacGCACAAGACCAGGCCTTCGCTAGTTTACCTTTGCATGGACAGGGATAATTCTTCCAGGATCCAGCTTGCGAGTACAAAATAAAGTAACtttgtatatttcattaacGTTGTGAAAACGAATGCCCGTTAAATGATTTGAAGATATAGTTTATGTGCTTTTTAATGATGCAGaagtcgaaaataaaattgctagACTTCTATCTCGTGATAACTACGATAATATTCTTACCTTTCCTATTCCACAGTGAAGTGTTGCTGCCTGTAACTAATCTACAATATCCATCAATCAGATCTGCGAGACTCTCCGCTTGATCTAGACTGGAGCAAGTGATGCTGAGAGTCTCCGCGGCACCGGCGACTCTTAACTTGATGCACGCTTTCGCATGTTCCTTGCAATCCGAAACCAACGTCTGAATGGATTGTATCTGGGAGAATTCCGCCATCCTAGTCGGCTGCAATAAAGATACAACAATAATATGCATTTTGGAAACTATATAATCGCGCaataattgtgaaaaaatgTGATTTCGAAACGTACCACTGTTCCGCCTCGGTGAGCCATGTAAGATATACCCAAATCCGGTCCGATGACTAATTCTACGGGTATTGACCAGCTTGACTGTGAAAGTTACAGAATAAAAGCGGTAAGTGCGACgagcataataaataaataggaaAAACAAATTTGACGTGTATTATTACTTACTCCTAAAGCACATATAAACCTTTCCTGATCGAATCGATAGTGCGCCCGTAACAGATCGAAGAATTTGAACATGCATTCGAGCTCGGACAGTGCCGCGACTTTCTTAAAGTGCTGCTGTATTAATTTTCGGAGCGCCTTCGGCTTCATCCCATTCAGTACGGAGCGTGGCAGGAATTTGTGCAGGCCGACCTGTAGGGGATACATCATTTTGTTCGTTTCGTTCAGCGTGTGCCATACAGCGAAAAGGATGCAGCTGTATCGCCATTAAATCCAAGTTATTGTAAACGAGATTTATCGCTTTAAGAAACTCTTCTACCTCACGCTCCAGGTATTCCAGATTGCTCTTCTTGTCGAGAGCGATTTGCGGCATGTCCTTGAAGAAATAACGAATCTCCAGACAGCAGAGCTGAACCGCAACGTCCTGATCCAGAGCGGCATGATTCGCAAGTAAGTAGTCGTTTCGCACCTGAATGCGCACAGACAGACACAAATGCTCGTTTATCTCTGAGAGTCAAGAGTAGCCGGATTAAATATCTCGTTTACTTGATGTCGATCGATATACTTTCGTACCTGGtcgtaatagtaataaaacgtGACTTTATCCTTCTCGTAGAGATCGTTTAAGTTTTGAGGCAGATAACGCACTCGGAGCTCGTACCTCCACTCGCAGTGCGGATGCTTTCGCTCGTACTTTTCTTGAACCTGCGCCAAACGCATCAAGGAGATTACGAGGAAATCGTTTATATCGATTCTCGATACGGTGCGCAGCTTGCAAACTGCAAATTGAATTATACCTGATACATCGTTGTATCCTGATGCAACCAATAACTTTCTCCGGATCCGGGATGATGCAGCCTCATCGCGTACAGATTTCGGTAGTGTCTAGTACCAACGGCTAATCGACTAGTTACCAGCGAGATGATACCTCTAACATCGATCGCATCACCGAATTTAACGACGTTGAAGCCACCTGTAGTTAAAATACGAACTCGCGATTGATTTCGTAAGAAGAGAAACAGGTACGAGATTTAAcagaagaaggaaaatcggCAAAAATAACGACATTTGTCGATTAGTAATCTTTACTCGTTGCGAAACAATGAGAAGCAAGTGCCTCGTCAAGCGACCCTTCATTTTTTCGCCTAAGGCATCTTTAGCGCGCGAAGGTTTCTTTGACGAGCTATTGCAGGAAAACCTACCGTTTGGAAGATGGACTTTTAAGGTCGCCTTATCCATGGGGGTGGGTGAGCCATGCGGCGGGGTGTTTCTACCACCGCCGCTGCTCTGGACACTTCCGACGCCACCTCCACCTCCATCTCCTGTTCCAGTGCTCATCCCCTCATgactggaaaataaaaaagaaattagttTAATAGACATCGCGCGTGTCAACCAtgcattatttcataaaaccGCTCGCGACACTGAGCATACTTCGAGcgggaaaattaattaagtgtCTCAAAAAAGAATAGTTCTCCGTCGCGGAAAAGCTAGACGAAAATACTCTTCATTTTCCGACCTTTTATAGTCCGACGTAACGATTTTCTCGCATTGCcgcgcgataataaatattaaatgcgttTTTAAAACGTGTATAAGATGATGTCGGGTATCAATTCCAGATCGATCAATAATATCTCCGTGCAAAATAGTGCACCACATTTACTTTGTTTCGAGCTTAGCGCATACGAATGCGGAGTGGAGAGACGTATAGTTTCTGCCTAAGTCGCGACAGTTGCGACAATTGCGAATAATTTACTCGTGACTCGCGCGATGACTCTGAACGATTCGTTTCACCCTGAAAGACACTTGCATCGTCTGTCGAACACGTGGATGTACGTCCCGTGGCCGCAACGAATGCGAGTCCCACTGAGTGCCATCATCGAGACCGCGTTCGCTGCTGCGAGACCAAACGACATTTTTAAACGTTACCATGACTAGGGAATCGTTGCAAGAAATCATCACGAGGAATCGCGAGCGATGCATCAACGTTGCGCAATAATGCGGCAAGGTGGATCGAATCTTGCCGCGCCTCGCATCTCGTCGTCACGGAACAGGTGAAATCACGATTGTCAGCTTGATGATGCCCGCGCGATCAAAATCGTCATTGGCGGTAAAGGTCGGTCGAACCGCGCGAACGAGAGTGACAATTATCGCGGTGATGTCATGTCACGATGACCTAACGATGAGCCCGGAGCGTTACATTGTCTTCGGCGTGATGGTCGCTCGAAAAGGACGAGCATAATTAGGGACCTCAAACCGGTTTTTAACATCGCCGGTTAAACGATCATTTGATCCAAGTGTTTATTATTTGCTAACCGATCGTTTCCGGGCAAGTCATGGTGCAAGTTTGAAGCTCATCTCTTCTTAGAGCCAcagcaaaattgaaaatatgaaattttttagTCGAGACGGAGAGACTTTCCGCGTTCGCCAAGCAACGATTGCAACAGTGCGCTTAATACACACATGAtaggaagaaaagatttgtggAATGTCTGTGTATAGAAATGCAGATTGTCAAACCGtcgtattatattaacatCATTTGCGTTACGATAAATGTTGAAATAGCTTGAGGAGGGACTTTGTCGGCGAGATTCGCGATACAGTTTTACTTTTAACGCGATTGGAACGACGCGGAGATTGCACGGAGTGCATGTGCATGTGTTTGCATTGCAGCTATTAATGCAAATGTATATTACGAGCGTCGTCCGGCTAAGGAATGCCGTCGGTCAGGGACCAAGCACTTGCGTCGGAAGCCATCAGCCATGCCGATCGACATACAAGCTCCTAGGAAGCGAGTTTACACTCAAGTATTTACTCCAGAATTATCACTCTGCATCAatgcaagaagaagaaatcgcGAAAAATCTCGTCGAGGTGAAAATTCACCTTTTCAGGATTATCGTCGGTCAAAAGCTCTAAAATGCCAAAATCGACGGAGCAAGACATATTCACACCTGGTGGGTTGGAATCGAAGATAAAATTTTCGACGCAAACTTATAGATCGTAAAATGGATTTCAGCGTAAATTGTGCTTTCCATAAAAGTCCAAGCCGGCTCTATCCGGCCGATATCAATTTATACGTGCACCGCGCGAAAGTTTACTCGATTCTTCGTGTAATGTTACCCCGATCTGCGTTACGACTGCGTCGTAACCCAACGCGATCGTATCCGTAAATCATCGCATACGCAATTACGCGGATAGGAATATGAAAGTGTATCGTAGTATCGATGCTATAACGCCGAGAGACTTGCGGAGGCAAATTTAACGAAATTTGCGTGGTATTATTGCGCAGTTCGATCGTGCGGTACAGCTGAAAGAATTGGTAATcgtcgataaataaaaatcgaagaCGAGGCAAGTCAACATCAACGTCAGGATTTCTCTTTACGCCTGCCTGAATTTACGAAATTAAGCGCGAGTAGCTCACGCCGAGATAAGCGCGACGCAGTTCGTAATTACAAGCCGCGAATTGCGACACGTGTGTAACAGCGAACTCGTTTGTTTATGATCTTGCGGAGGTGGCGGTGGAATTATCGAAAGGACACGCGGTTGTAAATTATACGTGAGGAAAAGACGCCGTCAGGTTGCGATTCGTAGtacgtatataaataactaCTTACGCAGCGCGAGTATCGATAATTAGTCTGATAAAATCTGAATGATCTCGATCTTTCTCGAACGAGAATTGGAAACGAAGATCAAGCATCAGCCTCGACTCTAACTTCCACTATTTCATCACGCGCATTCGTATAGATATACGTatgaaaatttacatattcagATGCAGATACGATTTCGATGCAGAATTAACAATTGCATTCGTGTAACTTTTCCAGGCACTAAGACGTTTGATATCTCGTGACATTTGATCGACGGATCAAGAATGCGAGGGTGAGGCAGAGAAGAATTGACGAAGGTTCAATGACGCAAAAAGGGCTGATCAAAAGGATAGATGTCAGTGCATCCCCGGCTCTGACTCGCCCGGTACCTGTACGCACCTGCAACTGTCGCCCACGCAATTTACCTTTCACTGTTACTTTCTCTATTGCGCTTTTGCATCGTCCGACAAATAGCATCCGCGCGCGTGAAAGATCACGCGTTGgcaaacgcgcgcgatcgatgcaCCTGTCTCTCAACACTCCCATCTACCAATGCGTCCTAATGCTTCCCGATCATTGCACGAAATGCTAACTGAATTATTTAGACCCGCATTTGTGTGTTCTAAAAACAATAAATCAATCGGgagatgagagagaaaaactagaaaaaaatatgattgttCAGAATGCATTCAATTTCCGAAGCTGACTGAAAACGACAATCGAAGACATGGCTCGTGGCGACGAAAACTATTCCAGACATGCCTTTACCTTGCACGAGACACCTTATGAAACTTCCACGTTCCCAGTGTGTCCGGACTGTAAGAATCGCTGCAGCCCAGCTGGCCCAGAGAACAAAGCAAACCCTTGCTGTCTCTCCTCCATCGTTTCTCGCGCGTACAACCCTTCTCCATGTGTCTCAGGAGCACGCCTCCCTTGGGATTCTTCCCGAAGGTATCGAGATTTTGAGCACGGCACGTAGGCCACGAGATCCCGTTGGCTTTGCGTTCTACCAGCTCCAACATTTTCCGGATGTTCGCGTGGAACGTTTCCGCACAATTAGTCCAACACCATCTCAGCTACGTGTAACGACGATGTTCCAccttttttgctttttaattaaagtccTCGTTTCCTCGGTCTAATTCAGTCATGTTCGTTAACACACGACATACACTTTTGAAAACTGCACGATATCATAGTTCTCGTTCCATCAGCGCGTCGACCTTTTCAGCTTCAGCTCGATTTACTCGCTAATTACCATTCCGAAATTCGATCATCTAATTTGCCCACAGTTACCCGCTATCtgtcgataaattatttttatctcgcgGGGAAACACGTACAATTGAAAGCTGgtctatttttcaaaataacaGAGTATTGATCCGTGTCGGTTTAAATATCCTACTATCTCGGCGATCTATCCTCCTGTCAATTATACACATAATCTGATATTTCTCCGTAACACGATTTCTCGTCCACGAAGGAATCACGTGTCCCCGTGCTCACGGATATTCACGGTAAGACGAGTAGGAAAATGGAAAGATACAAGAAAAAACCAGGATCGAACAAGTCATGATAGCGACCGGTCGCTAACCGTAACGGAACAAAAATCCAAAACGTATCTTGCGGTGACACTTTATTCAAGTTTATCACGGCTTTCCACGTTATGCTTTCATGCTGACAtgtaaagaaaggaaaaaagaaagatccattccttttttccatttaaaaaaaggaggagTGCATTTTTGCAACTCGATTAATACCGAGACGCGTGTGACTTTATCGGACCGGATTAATTTTCTTCcttcaaatgaaattttcgataCTTTTGTAGCAACATCAGATATCACCGATCATTTCTACAATTTACGGTCTTCTCCTTTTTGTTTCTCGCATTGATAAACTATCCTAAATTACACTGGCATCTTGCCCGAACACGATCGAAACGCGTTGCGGATCGGACGTGATGTCGGTTCTGTTCTAGTGCGTCCAGAGGCCACTCTCGAAAATGAAATATGCATCCCCCGACACTTTGGCTCGCCGCTTGAATGACCAAAAACACCCCCATGGACGTGCATCACGTCATCCCTCACTTTCGTCCAGGATTACGCGTAactgcgtgcgtgcatgcgacGTGCGTGCATACTCGCGGTCGAGCACCAACTGATCGCCTCGCTTCAGCGAAACGGACAATCTGCCATTCTCCTCTCTCGactctctttttcctcgtaGAGTGTGTGTTCGTGCACGACGCGTGGGACGCATTGAAAATTCTCATGGACATTGCCGTGCGTCCACGATGCGTAGCGATTCTAGTATCGTGCTACGCGACGCTGATCGCAGACTGCTTGGGGCCGCGGCGAGTTTGTTAAATGCGGTCAGCATGGTGAACGCGATCCGCGAACTTGGGTTACGTCGATGTTGTCCTGGTCCGAGCGCGAGAGTTTGCGATCATCAGCGCGATTACGCGGCAAGACCTACCCTTCGAGTGGGTAGGTCT
Protein-coding sequences here:
- the LOC105283194 gene encoding uncharacterized protein LOC105283194 isoform X6; amino-acid sequence: MLELVERKANGISWPTCRAQNLDTFGKNPKGGVLLRHMEKGCTREKRWRRDSKGLLCSLGQLGCSDSYSPDTLGTWKFHKVSRASHEGMSTGTGDGGGGGVGSVQSSGGGRNTPPHGSPTPMDKATLKVHLPNGGFNVVKFGDAIDVRGIISLVTSRLAVGTRHYRNLYAMRLHHPGSGESYWLHQDTTMYQVQEKYERKHPHCEWRYELRVRYLPQNLNDLYEKDKVTFYYYYDQVRNDYLLANHAALDQDVAVQLCCLEIRYFFKDMPQIALDKKSNLEYLEREVGLHKFLPRSVLNGMKPKALRKLIQQHFKKVAALSELECMFKFFDLLRAHYRFDQERFICALGSSWSIPVELVIGPDLGISYMAHRGGTVPTRMAEFSQIQSIQTLVSDCKEHAKACIKLRVAGAAETLSITCSSLDQAESLADLIDGYCRLVTGSNTSLWNRKDAQPPKSRQDGTSSPEKSAGKTGTILSEDYAEIVDEEGDYSTPATRDYEIVRNQVELGEIIGEGQFGNVHKGSYKGRDGQTVAVAVKTCKVDADLATAEKFLEEAYIMQQFEHPHIIRLIGVCSEAPIWLVMELARLGEMRAYLQSNKHRLDLATLLLYTFQLSTALSYLESKKFVHRDIAARNVLVSSHGCVKLADFGLSRWVEDQSYYTASKCKLPIKWMAPESINFRRFTTSSDVWMFGVCMWEILMLGVKPFQGVKNNEVIRKLENGERLALPNHCPPRLYSLMSQCWSYEPSKRPTFKEIRETLHEILLEEKHQQQETMRRENRRVQAMSWGADDVPPPKPSRQPQNTTEQSQLNVSAAPVSTYIVAQSPEVLAQLLKDNQARGVCPSVYTTPASPFNTLAVQFQDEDQILTTALVPDLPFFDPALSEPPSITTHDTTQSGGDSTLSDTNLDSLDSSDNTPLMSSLSISDTAVQTQSPAANRKQQKVKEMQNLYAVSSKVVGSITGDLYSPVQKFSASSAVSLPPATASVAVAGNTCGEIYGPVASFTQSSAIVGNLSQSASVGGNYGENPGNFGPSSLGSSIIMPNCSQAQFATSGPHAQSQPINYGNFVVSNNTSQVFGGGQSTSQNASSVQSASGSNGGGGGGGVIYPRNISSANMISSASSAECLYGPVLKFRAQNAQLQPATAELKPAGTTAGNYGQAGRTNLIAQNLKSQSLYPQNYPHQQIYSNIAQPGQQAMYLPQMQNVARQNAIPQAVSYAAIQHTNQQSQLSGANPIYTAHATSVSVVQAQKVHVPNYTQQAQPGISSQPATSQIIGMNQSVGVGITQASVPSHFIMSSSAIQQNIHPIPSSYMVEQPSSLGPIDHAQCSMHASVDGMMTSTVGAHQQQVTQPQMASIIAKAVNVPQMATGIAKITTFVTQKQDEQLTSSTDGTLSGSLISSAVSDSTMSSSSSMTEEAQQDQRNMHSQLFDNMTDNLNTGIDDEQKLLEQRLLEQQRQSEEDSRWLAREEKRLSIATSGDESASPPVPRSVTQSPSHEPHSANTGSLGSDKGSDKVIVVKKMEPTPTADLDRTNDKVYDCTTSVVRAVMSLSQGVQQSKADQYLELVRRVGIELKALLSSVDILVEILPISAHREVEMAHKVLSKDMAELVAAMKLAQNYSATTLDAEYRKGMLSAAHILAMNAKNLLDVIDSIRIRYPYVDSQICQKQCDVVNRTRESTPENRIRSSQSGEQFLRRSQSSERQGTTFRQSQSGDLLHRMGQSVDRSSPGSQSDVNSSSSLERKHNMVTNSLERNSTTRRQMATNSLERKRPSLTCNAGPMNNSVNLPPMVPVSCNLVQTASPVIHPSQSVTTGVNQQAVFAANSKTANETPINDS